A region of Antedon mediterranea chromosome 8, ecAntMedi1.1, whole genome shotgun sequence DNA encodes the following proteins:
- the LOC140056921 gene encoding glutathione synthetase-like, protein MAYYIPLNGRFLNKETMELDSPVKLPLPDSLLSDANNQSKDCAVLHGFVFRTIENPTSSDIVMCGPHALLPAPIPRKYFHQLAQVQIYINELLYLISKDYDFIRETLKSATVSDNFTGRLLKILETTLKEDIAGTGVLALLRSDYFLDGSTDEMLPKMVEINTIASGAGAIQSNLTPVHKYTTQLLGGRCDVEKSLPTNNNIEKYSNAFVKAWEIYGTPKAAIIFVVSRTERNIFDQRLIEFGIKKINWDIPIKRVTLLDIGSKGKLSDDRRLIVDSTEVAIVYYRDGYIPSHFTSEMEWNAVFMAARSRAICCPNVSLHLAGTKKVQQVIAKPGMVERFISNPDKVKAIRATFTGQYSLDIGAEGDEAIAMAINSPENFVMKPNKEGGGNNIYGVDIRTKLLEIQNTSERNAYILMDRIFPVTVPGYKVVSSPELPKLQNMVSEFGMFGALVSDGNDVVLNEFAGHLVRTKPNGVDEGGIMVGVSISDTPFLVEF, encoded by the exons ATGGCATATTATATTCCTCTGAATGGGCgctttttaaataaagaaa CAATGGAATTGGATTCTCCTGTTAAACTTCCTCTACCTGATAGTCTGCTGTCGGACGCTAACAATCAATCAAAAGACTGCGCTGTCTTACATGGTTTCGTTTTTCGGACCATTGAGAATCCTACTTCTTCAGATATTGTGATGTGTGGACCACATGCTCTTCTGCCAGCCCCGATACCAAGGAAATATTTTCACCAACTTGCACAAGTTCAAATATACATTAATGAGCTGTTGTATCTTATTTCAAAAGACTATGATTTTATACGAGAAACATTAAAATC AGCAACAGTATCTGACAATTTCACTGGCAGGCTGTTGAAGATATTAGAAACAACATTAAAAGAAGATATTGCTGGT accgGAGTGTTAGCTCTTTTAAGATCAGATTACTTTTTGGATGGATCAACAGATGAGATGCTGCCAAAGATGGTTGAGATAAACACTATTGCAAGTGGCGCCGGGGCTATCCAGTCAAATTTAACTCCAGTACATAA atacactACTCAACTTCTCGGTGGACGATGTGATGTTGAAAAGTCTCTGCCGACAAACAATAACATAGAAAAGTATTCAAATGCATTTGTAAAAGCATGGGAGATTTACGGCACACCCAA GGCAGCTATTATCTTCGTTGTATCACGTACAGAAAGAAATATATTTGACCAACGACTAATAGAGTTTGGAATTAAGAAGATTAATTGGGACATTCCAATAAAGAGAGTTACACTATTGGACATTGGTTCAAAAGGAAAACTGTCAGACGATAGGCGCTTAATAGT TGATAGTACTGAAGTTGCCATAGTTTACTACAGAGATGGTTACATTCCATCCCATTTTACGTCTGAGATG gAGTGGAATGCTGTGTTCATGGCTGCAAGGTCTCGTGCAATATGCTGTCCAAACGTTTCGTTACACCTAGCTGGAACTAAGAAAGTCCAACAAGTGATAGCTAAGCCAGGGATGGTTGAAAGGTTCATATCAAATCCAGATAAAGTGAAGGCAATCAGGGCAACATTCACTGGCCAATACTCTCTTGATATT GGTGCTGAAGGCGATGAGGCAATCGCAATGGCGATTAATTCACCAGAAAACTTTGTGATGAAGCCAAACAAGGAAGGAGGAG GAAATAATATCTATGGAGTTGACATTCGCACCAAACTCCTGGAAATTCAGAACACATCAGAAAGAAATGCATATATCCTGATGGATCGAATATTCCCGGTCACTGTCCCAGGCTATAAAGTAGTGTCATCACCAGAACTGCCGAAACTACAGAATATGGTCTCAGAGTTTGGTATGTTTGGAGCTCTGGTTAG TGATGGCAATGATGTTGTATTGAATGAGTTTGCAGGACATTTAGTACGAACGAAACCCAACGGTGTGGATGAGGGTGGTATAATGGTCGGAGTCTCGATTTCAGATACGCCTTTCTTGGttgaattttaa
- the LOC140056326 gene encoding G1/S-specific cyclin-E-like, translated as MSRRSGRLQAKQRVVQAPCTITEEDFKICTRKRKAKDMIGEADIRSMEIQKRRQQFQIQTCWIPISETTGVPTSTIIPAQFNPNPPTTPEFCEKSSIFRFKNLFPTPSTLRSSPLPTLNWADHQDVWRFMLEQENSYMNKCDGNYLHKHPNLETRMRAILLDWLIEVSEVYKLHRETYYLAMDFIDRFLSVKTNIPKNKLQLIGITALFVAAKLEEIYPPKLTEFAYVTDGACTDSEILDQELVMLKALNWELTPVTANAWLNTYLQLCNVDEIIQNNSNFVFPNYSQAAFVEIAQLIDLCTLDISSLQFHNSTIAASAFYHLSSEQLTYQVTSLQWDDIATCVQWMTSFAMTIREAGQAKLKMFPNITNDDSHNIQTHVNDLALLDKAQDVAKDTHNLLNNNSPVFMQGILTPPQSSKKRHEQCL; from the exons ATGTCAAGAAGAAG tggAAGATTGCAAGCAAAGCAGAGGGTAGTGCAAGCTCCCTGTACCATCACAGAAGAAGACTTTAAGATCTGCACTAGAAAGCGCAAGGCTAAAGACATGATTGGAGAG gCGGATATCAGAAGTATGGAAATTCAGAAGAGAAGACAGCAATTTCAAATACag ACTTGCTGGATCCCAATCTCCGAGACAACTGGTGTACCAACTAGTACAATCATCCCTGCGCAGTTTAACCCTAACCCACCTACAACACCGGAGTTTTGTGAGAAGAGCTCGATATTTCGTTTCAAGAACCTCTTCCCGACCCCATCTACGCTTAGGTCATCACCATTACCAACGTTAAACTGGGCGGATCATCAAGATGTGTGGCGGTTCATGCTCGAGCAGGAAAACTCATACATGAATAAATGCGACGGGAACTACCTACATAAACACCCTAATCTAGAAACTCGTATGCGAGCTATATTATTAGATTGGTTAATAGAG GTTAGTGAAGTTTACAAATTACACAGGGAAACCTATTACCTAGCTATGGACTTTATTGATAGGTTTTTATCGGTTAAGACTAATATTCCAAAGAATAAACTGCAACTTATAGGAATCACAGCATTATTTGTTGCTGCCAAATTAGAG GAAATCTATCCACCAAAACTTACAGAATTTGCGTATGTAACTGATGGTGCTTGTACAGATTCTGAAATACTAGACCAAGAACTTGTAATGTTAAAG GCCTTAAACTGGGAGTTAACTCCAGTTACAGCCAATGCCTGGCTGAACACTTATCTTCAATTGTGCAATGTAGAtgaaattattcaaaataattcCAACTTTGTCTTCCCAAATTACTCACAAGCAGCATTTGTAGAAATAGCCCAA TTAATTGATTTATGTACCTTGGATATTAGTTCACTGCAATTTCATAATAGTACAATAGCAGCTTCAGCATTCTATCATCTGTCTTCCGAGCAGCTTACCTACCAAGTCACAA GTCTTCAGTGGGACGACATAGCTACGTGCGTGCAATGGATGACAAGCTTTGCAATGACAATACGTGAAGCTGGCCaagcaaaattaaaaatgttcccGAACATCACAAACGATGATTCGCACAACATTCAAACTCATGTTAATGATTTAGCTTTGCTG GATAAAGCCCAAGATGTAGCGAAAGATACACATAACTTATTGAACAACAATAGTCCAGTATTCATGCAAGGCATCCTAACACCACCACAAAGTAGTAAGAAAAGGCACGAGCAgtgtttatga